From Fusarium oxysporum f. sp. lycopersici 4287 chromosome 13, whole genome shotgun sequence, one genomic window encodes:
- a CDS encoding alpha-amylase, whose translation MKFSLLATIVASISPLAHAADANAWKSRNIYFALTDRVARSADDNGGSACGNLGNYCGGTFKGLESKLDYIKGMGFDAIWITPVVDNTDGGYHGYWAKDLYAVNPKYGTADDLKSLVKSAHDKNMYVMCDVVANHMGKGISDHKPSPLNEQSSYHTPCDIDYSNQNSIEQCEIAGLPDLNTGSDTVKKVLYDWIKWLVSEYSFDGIRIDTVKHVEKPFWPGFQDAAGVYAIGEVWDGGPDYLAGYAQVMPGLLNYAMYYPMNRFYQQKGDPSDVVAMHDEISNKFPDPTILGTFIDNHDNPRWLSQKNDKALLKNALAYVILARGIPIVYYGTEQGYAGGNDPANREDLWRSSFSTNADLYQHISRLSKARSAVGGLGGNDHKHLYSQNSAYAWSRADGDLIVLTLNRGQGYSGQYCFNTGKNNKTWDKVFGSGTVTSDGNGQVCVSYTNGEPEVLVASS comes from the exons ATGAAGTTCTCTCTCCTTGCGACCATCGTCGCCAGCATCAGCCCGCTCGCTCATGCAGCGGACGCAAACGCTTGGAAGTCGCGAAACATCTATTTCGCACTTACTGATCGTGTTGCGCGAAGCGCTGACGATAATGGCGGTAGTGCATGCGGAAATCTCGGAAATTATTGTGGTGGAACTTTCAAGGGTCTCGAGTCGAAGCTTGATTATATCAAGGGCATGGGATTTGATGCTATCTGGATTACTCCCGTTGTTGACA ATACTGATGGAGGATACCACGGATACTGGGCCAAGGATCTTTATGCGGTCAACCCCAAGTATGGTACTGCAGATGACCTGAAGAGTCTTGTCAAGTCTGCTCATGACAAG AATATGTACGTCATGTGCGACGTGGTCGCAAACCACATGGGCAAAGGAATCTCAGACCACAAACCCTCGCCCCTCAACGAACAAAGCTCATACCACACTCCTTGCGACATCGACTACAGCAACCAGAACAGCATTGAACAGTGCGAAATCGCCGGTCTTCCAGATCTCAACACCGGCAGCGACACTGTCAAGAAGGTCCTCTACGACTGGATCAAATGGCTCGTCTCTGAGTACAGCTTCGACGGTATCCGCATCGACACTGTCAAGCATGTCGAAAAGCCCTTCTGGCCTGGTTTCCAAGACGCCGCTGGTGTCTACGCCATCGGTGAGGTCTGGGACGGAGGTCCTGATTATCTCGCTGGTTATGCCCAGGTCATGCCTGGTCTTTTGAACTACGCTATGTACTACCCCATGAACCGCTTTTACCAGCAAAAGGGAGATCCTTCAGATGTTGTCGCCATGCACGATGAGATTAGCAACAAGTTCCCTGATCCCACTATCCTCGGAACATTCATCGACAACCACGATAACCCTCGTTGGCTCAGCCAGAAGAATGACAAAGCTCTTCTGAAGAACGCCCTCGCATACGTTATCCTTGCTCGAGGTATCCCCATCGTCTACTACGGAACAGAGCAAGGTTACGCAGGAGGCAATGACCCCGCCAACCGCGAGGATCTCTGGCGAAGCAGTTTCAGCACCAACGCAGATCTCTACCAACACATCTCGCGTCTCTCTAAGGCTCGCTCGGCAGTCGGTGGCCTCGGTGGAAATGACCACAAGCATCTTTACTCTCAGAACAGCGCCTACGCCTGGAGTCGCGCGGACGGCGATCTTATCGTGCTTACGTTGAACCGCGGTCAGGGATACTCAGGACAGTACTGCTTCAACACTGGaaagaacaacaagacttGGGACAAGGTATTTGGAAGTGGCACTGTTACCTCTGATGGCAATGGACAGGTTTGCGTTAGCTACACTAACGGTGAGCCTGAGGTCTTGGTTGCCTCTAGCTAA
- a CDS encoding alpha-amylase — protein sequence MYVMCDVVANHMGKGISDHKPSPLNEQSSYHTPCDIDYSNQNSIEQCEIAGLPDLNTGSDTVKKVLYDWIKWLVSEYSFDGIRIDTVKHVEKPFWPGFQDAAGVYAIGEVWDGGPDYLAGYAQVMPGLLNYAMYYPMNRFYQQKGDPSDVVAMHDEISNKFPDPTILGTFIDNHDNPRWLSQKNDKALLKNALAYVILARGIPIVYYGTEQGYAGGNDPANREDLWRSSFSTNADLYQHISRLSKARSAVGGLGGNDHKHLYSQNSAYAWSRADGDLIVLTLNRGQGYSGQYCFNTGKNNKTWDKVFGSGTVTSDGNGQVCVSYTNGEPEVLVASS from the coding sequence ATGTACGTCATGTGCGACGTGGTCGCAAACCACATGGGCAAAGGAATCTCAGACCACAAACCCTCGCCCCTCAACGAACAAAGCTCATACCACACTCCTTGCGACATCGACTACAGCAACCAGAACAGCATTGAACAGTGCGAAATCGCCGGTCTTCCAGATCTCAACACCGGCAGCGACACTGTCAAGAAGGTCCTCTACGACTGGATCAAATGGCTCGTCTCTGAGTACAGCTTCGACGGTATCCGCATCGACACTGTCAAGCATGTCGAAAAGCCCTTCTGGCCTGGTTTCCAAGACGCCGCTGGTGTCTACGCCATCGGTGAGGTCTGGGACGGAGGTCCTGATTATCTCGCTGGTTATGCCCAGGTCATGCCTGGTCTTTTGAACTACGCTATGTACTACCCCATGAACCGCTTTTACCAGCAAAAGGGAGATCCTTCAGATGTTGTCGCCATGCACGATGAGATTAGCAACAAGTTCCCTGATCCCACTATCCTCGGAACATTCATCGACAACCACGATAACCCTCGTTGGCTCAGCCAGAAGAATGACAAAGCTCTTCTGAAGAACGCCCTCGCATACGTTATCCTTGCTCGAGGTATCCCCATCGTCTACTACGGAACAGAGCAAGGTTACGCAGGAGGCAATGACCCCGCCAACCGCGAGGATCTCTGGCGAAGCAGTTTCAGCACCAACGCAGATCTCTACCAACACATCTCGCGTCTCTCTAAGGCTCGCTCGGCAGTCGGTGGCCTCGGTGGAAATGACCACAAGCATCTTTACTCTCAGAACAGCGCCTACGCCTGGAGTCGCGCGGACGGCGATCTTATCGTGCTTACGTTGAACCGCGGTCAGGGATACTCAGGACAGTACTGCTTCAACACTGGaaagaacaacaagacttGGGACAAGGTATTTGGAAGTGGCACTGTTACCTCTGATGGCAATGGACAGGTTTGCGTTAGCTACACTAACGGTGAGCCTGAGGTCTTGGTTGCCTCTAGCTAA